From the Amblyraja radiata isolate CabotCenter1 chromosome 14, sAmbRad1.1.pri, whole genome shotgun sequence genome, one window contains:
- the bclaf3 gene encoding BCLAF1 and THRAP3 family member 3 isoform X2 translates to MRTTVTQARRRVRECRVECGMMVRSRSRSPRWKQRVECGMMVRSRSRSPRWKHRSISPTCVRSQEYHVERRLYQSHTSESRAFSQSSGRPTQWRAQQDKWNETGSVESRSGNAQYGKVHYEVFEYGHPSPIAKKVGAEHTTGRHLYPHGREGNRSHALLSKSAEENPYHDHDERHHGNSDWPNERHHGHSERHDHDEWRNDHDERHYQSAEIVTHYKLPDEKSKTVRSDPQITSYDRPSTTSYGYSDKWRDTEGLRSHNLHEERHSDSLRSPGRQPEEFLERNSHQKRYPEEDDVKGCREASGRGWVPGKHETVDHDRDLKWRGEKNPHYRKACTSTLYNDSEGARIKDVSRAWYSDSDRFDECVQVKSGFAHSQKYPEMHSSEHHQSFSSERQQRYSSKDKEYTTASSSTKEVSRFHSNSRRSGTDVNKAEGHNSVTKKYPVLEHYFDRSPRANKKEVSPRYTAPSATRGRVERGKEFRNRSNFSKDQRDDAPKRLNHRSYQLETSRCTSNNERGNTTESLTIKLDMKKTVNKCSRKYLAVNLNICGDFSRPTSSHASERLMSRDLVSVGKKRDEFHHVFEHMGSSLKANPNISSGEFAQEIITLVHQIKGDQFKPSDVTLHNRFSKLQNAQSLPKDAKHLGPEIHRRIDMSLADLHSRERKPVGRKTSTWVAVNPDDLRHDIERRRKERLRDKYEVPYQTEEHKLLCDRSERHEKSCSSNRMKTSRDLHFKEPPTGLMEHRMRLAKKPFPNFSKEYTTFGRKKSFSIESKYRRLYGVGFGRTNPREITKHFREGLVRKRRDERVSATWGD, encoded by the exons GGTAGAGTGTGGTATGATGGTTCGTTCAAGGTCAAGATCCCCAAGATGGAAGCAGAG GGTAGAGTGTGGTATGATGGTTCGTTCAAGGTCAAGATCCCCAAGATGGAAGCATAG GTCAATCTCGCCAACCTGTGTAAGAAGCCAAGAATACCATGTTGAGAGAAGATTGTATCAGTCACATACTAGTGAGTCAAGAGCATTCAGTCAAAGCTCAGGAAGACCTACACAGTGGCGGGCACAACAGGATAAATGGAATGAAACGGGCAGTGTCGAATCGAGATCGGGAAATGCACAATATGGTAAAGTTCATTATGAAGTTTTTGAGTATGGGCATCCTTCTCCAATTGCAAAAAAAGTGGGAGCAGAACATACAACGGGAAGACACCTCTACCCACATGGAAGAGAAGGAAATCGATCCCATGCCCTTCTTTCAAAATCTGCTGAAGAGAATCCataccatgatcacgatgaacggCATCATGGCAACAGTGACTGGCCTAATGAGCGTCACCATGGTCACAGCGAACGGCATGATCATGATGAATGGCGTAATGATCACGATGAACGACATTATCAGAGTGCAGAAATCGTGACTCATTACAAATTACCTGATGAAAAATCCAAGACTGTTAGAAGTGATCCACAAATAACTTCATACGATCGACCAAGTACTACCTCTTATGGTTATTCAGACAAGTGGCGTGACACTGAAGGCTTGAGAAGTCATAATTTGCATGAGGAAAGGCATTCAGATTCTTTACGTTCTCCTGGAAGACAGCCTGAAGAATTTCTGGAAAGGAATTCCCACCAGAAGAG GTATCCCGAGGAAGATGATgtcaaagggtgcagagaagcatCTGGAAGAGGCTGGGTGCCAGGAAAGCATGAGACCGTAGATCATGATCGAGACTTAAAATGGAGAGGAGAAAAAAATCCTCATTATAGAAAAGCGTGCACTTCGACATTATACAATGACTCTGAAGGTGCACGTATCAAAGATGTTTCAAGAGCCTGGTATAGTGATAGTGATCGCTTTGATGAGTGTGTGCAGGTAAAGAGTGGGTTTGCACATTCGCAAAAGTATCCTGAAATGCACTCATCTGAGCATCACCAGAGCTTTTCCAGTGAAAGACAGCAAAGATATTCAAGTAAAGATAAAGAATATACGACTGCCTCCTCGAGTACTAAAGAGGTGAGTCGTTTTCACAGTAACAGCAGGAGGTCAGGTACTGATGTGAACAAAGCAGAGGGTCACAACTCTGTGACGAAAAAATATCCAGTTCTCGAGCATTACTTTGACAGGTCTCCGCGAGCAAACAAGAAAGAAGTGAGCCCAAGATATACAGCACCCTCGGCAACAAGGGGGCGAGTGGAAAGAGGAAAAGAGTTCAGGAACCGCTCTAATTTTTCTAAGGATCAGCGTGATGATGCTCCTAAACGATTAAACCATAGATCTTATCAATTGGAAACTTCACGTTGTACTTCCAATAATGAGCGAGGCAATACAACCGAGTCCTTAACCATCAAATTAGACATGAAGAAGACTGTGAACAAATGCAG TCGTAAATATTTAGCTGTGAATTTGAATATATGTGGGGATTTCTCCAGGCCTACATCAAGCCATGCTTCAGAGAGACTAATGTCTCGGGATTTGGTTAGTGTTGGCAAGAAACGGGATGAGTTCCATCATGTGTTTGAGCATATGGGTTCATCATTGAAGGCGAACCCGAATATCTCTTCAGGAGAATTTGCCCAGGAGATAATCACTTTGGTGCACCAAATTAAAG GTGATCAATTTAAGCCTTCCGATGTAACTTTGCATAACCGCTTTTCAAAGTTACAAAATGCACAAAGTCTACCAAAAGACGCAAAACATCTGGGTCCTGAGATACACAG ACGGATTGACATGTCACTGGCAGACTTGCACAGTCGAGAAAGGAAACCTGTTGGAAGAAAG ACAAGCACATGGGTTGCAGTAAATCCAGATGACCTTCGCCATGACATAGAGAGACGGAGGAAGGAACGGTTGCGGGACAAGTATGAAGTGCCCTATCAAACTGAGGAGCATAAGTTGCTTTGTGACAG atcTGAGAGGCATGAAAAGTCTTGTTCATCCAATCGAATGAAAACATCAAGAGATCTACACTTTAAAGAGCCACCAACTGGGCTTATGGAGCACCGAATGAGACTAGCAAAAAAACCCTTCCCG AATTTTTCAAAAGAGTATACAACATTTGGGCGAAAGAAAAGTTTCAGCATTGAGTCAAAATACCGGCGACTGTATGGCGTTGGTTTTGGACGTACTAATCCAAGAGAAATCACCAAACACTTCAGGGAAGGGCTAgtaaggaaaaggagagatgaaaGG GTATCGGCTACGTGGGGTGACTGA